A genome region from Coffea arabica cultivar ET-39 chromosome 7e, Coffea Arabica ET-39 HiFi, whole genome shotgun sequence includes the following:
- the LOC140011013 gene encoding uncharacterized protein isoform X1, producing the protein MKEEYGLFVWPCSIILAEYVWQQRSRFSGANVIELGAGTSLPGIVAAKVGADVTLTDDSNRPEVLDNMRRECELNNVTCKVLGLTWGVWDEPIFTLCPNIILGADVLYETSAFDDLFAAVAYLLQNSPSSVFITAYHNRSGHHLIEFLMVKWGLKCMKLLDGFSFMPADKASGLSGNIQLVEIILDNDKLS; encoded by the exons ATGAAAGAAGAGTACGGGTTATTCGTGTGGCCATGTAGTATTATTTTAGCTGAATACGTTTGGCAACAAAGATCCCGCTTTTCCGGGGCTAATGTAATCGAG CTTGGTGCGGGGACTTCTTTGCCCGGTATAGTTGCTGCTAAAGTTGGCGCTGACGTCACACTCACAGATGATTCGAATAGACCTGAA GTGCTGGATAATATGAGGAGAGAATGTGAGCTGAATAATGTGACATGCAAA GTGCTGGGACTTACATGGGGTGTTTGGGATGAACCGATATTCACCCTGTGCCCAAATATTATCCTTGGAGCTGATGTCCTATATGAAACAAGTG CATTTGATGATCTTTTTGCTGCTGTGGCATATCTGCTCCAGAATTCTCCCTCTTCAGTTTTTATAACAGCTTACCACAACAGAAG TGGGCATCACCTGATTGAGTTCTTGATGGTTAAATGGGGATTGAAGTGCATGAAGCTTCTAGATGGGTTTTCATTCATGCCAGCTGACAAGGCATCTGGATTAAGTGGGAATATACAGTTGGTAGAGATAATTTTGGATAATGACAAACTAAGTTAG
- the LOC140011013 gene encoding uncharacterized protein isoform X2 translates to MKEEYGLFVWPCSIILAEYVWQQRSRFSGANVIELGAGTSLPGIVAAKVGADVTLTDDSNRPEVLDNMRRECELNNVTCKVLGLTWGVWDEPIFTLCPNIILGADVLYETSEFSLFSFYNSLPQQKWASPD, encoded by the exons ATGAAAGAAGAGTACGGGTTATTCGTGTGGCCATGTAGTATTATTTTAGCTGAATACGTTTGGCAACAAAGATCCCGCTTTTCCGGGGCTAATGTAATCGAG CTTGGTGCGGGGACTTCTTTGCCCGGTATAGTTGCTGCTAAAGTTGGCGCTGACGTCACACTCACAGATGATTCGAATAGACCTGAA GTGCTGGATAATATGAGGAGAGAATGTGAGCTGAATAATGTGACATGCAAA GTGCTGGGACTTACATGGGGTGTTTGGGATGAACCGATATTCACCCTGTGCCCAAATATTATCCTTGGAGCTGATGTCCTATATGAAACAAGTG AATTCTCCCTCTTCAGTTTTTATAACAGCTTACCACAACAGAAG TGGGCATCACCTGATTGA
- the LOC113701871 gene encoding peroxidase 64 — translation MACLVSLSISLFICLVCSQGHALSLNYYEKTCPNAESIVTEVVKDAAKKDNTVPAALLRMHFHDCFIRGCDASVLLNSKGKNSAEKDGPPNKSLHAFYVIDNAKKAVEALCPGVVSCADILASAARDAVVLSGGPYWDVPKGRKDGRISKASETTQMPAPLFNISQLQQSFSQRGLSMEDLVALSGGHTIGFSHCSSFQNRIHNFNATHDIDPTLHPSFAASLKSICPNKSGTKNGGTSMDPSSTTFDNTYYKLILQGKSLFSSDQALLTSPKTKDLVSKFATSKETFYEAFSSSMIKMSSITGGQEIRKDCRVVN, via the exons ATGGCTTGCCTAGTTTCATTGTCCATCTCCCTCTTCATCTGTTTGGTCTGCTCTCAAGGGCATGCGCTCAGTTTGAATTACTATGAAAAGACATGCCCCAATGCCGAAAGCATTGTAACAGAGGTTGTAAAGGATGCTGCAAAGAAAGACAACACGGTGCCTGCAGCACTACTGAGGATGCATTTTCATGATTGTTTTATCAGG GGTTGTGATGCTTCTGTGCTGTTGAACTCCAAAGGGAAGAACAGCGCTGAGAAGGACGGACCCCCTAATAAATCTTTGCATGCGTTCTATGTCATTGACAATGCAAAGAAGGCAGTGGAAGCTCTTTGCCCTGGTGTAGTGTCTTGTGCTGATATCTTGGCTTCAGCTGCAAGAGATGCAGTTGTTCTG TCTGGTGGGCCGTATTGGGATGTACCCAAAGGAAGAAAAGATGGGAGGATATCTAAGGCTAGCGAAACAACACAAATGCCAGCTCCACTCTTCAATATATCACAACTCCAACAAAGCTTCTCTCAGAGAGGTCTGTCCATGGAAGACCTTGTTGCTCTCTCAG GTGGCCACACAATAGGTTTTTCCCATTGCTCATCATTCCAGAACAGAATCCACAATTTCAACGCCACCCATGACATTGATCCTACACTACACCCATCCTTTGCAGCAAGTTTGAAAAGCATTTGTCCAAACAAGAGTGGCACAAAAAATGGAGGCACCTCAATGGATCCATCGTCAACTACTTTTGACAACACATACTACAAGTTGATTCTACAAGGGAAGAGCCTCTTCTCTTCAGATCAGGCTTTACTCACTTCTCCAAAGACGAAAGACTTGGTTTCAAAGTTTGCGACCTCAAAAGAAACTTTCTATGAGGCCTTTTCAAGTTCCATGATCAAGATGAGCAGCATCAcaggtggtcaagaaattagAAAGGACTGTAGGGTGGTAAACTAA
- the LOC140010992 gene encoding uncharacterized protein isoform X4: protein MEPNQDDDDAGVDESSPQEEMITTSTHHFGDGDDAFSVTIIESMKEEYGLFVWPCSIILAEYVWQQRSRFSGANVIELGAGTSLPGIVAAKVGADVTLTDDSNRPEVLDNMRRECELNNVTCKVLGLTWGVWDEPIFTLCPNIILGADVLYETSVGIT from the exons ATGGAACCTAACCAAGACGACGACGACGCCGGCGTCGACGAGTCATCTCCCCAAGAAGAAATGATCACAACTTCAACGCACCATTTCGGCGACGGAGATGATGCCTTCTCAGTCACTATCATTGAG AGTATGAAAGAAGAGTACGGGTTATTCGTGTGGCCATGTAGTATTATTTTAGCTGAATACGTTTGGCAACAAAGATCCCGCTTTTCCGGGGCTAATGTAATCGAG CTTGGTGCGGGGACTTCTTTGCCCGGTATAGTTGCTGCTAAAGTTGGCGCTGACGTCACACTCACAGATGATTCGAATAGACCTGAA GTGCTGGATAATATGAGGAGAGAATGTGAGCTGAATAATGTGACATGCAAA GTGCTGGGACTTACATGGGGTGTTTGGGATGAACCGATATTCACCCTGTGCCCAAATATTATCCTTGGAGCTGATGTCCTATATGAAACAAGTG TGGGCATCACCTGA
- the LOC140010992 gene encoding uncharacterized protein isoform X3: MEPNQDDDDAGVDESSPQEEMITTSTHHFGDGDDAFSVTIIESMKEEYGLFVWPCSIILAEYVWQQRSRFSGANVIELGAGTSLPGIVAAKVGADVTLTDDSNRPEVLDNMRRECELNNVTCKVLGLTWGVWDEPIFTLCPNIILGADVLYETSEFSLFSFYNSLPQQKWASPD, encoded by the exons ATGGAACCTAACCAAGACGACGACGACGCCGGCGTCGACGAGTCATCTCCCCAAGAAGAAATGATCACAACTTCAACGCACCATTTCGGCGACGGAGATGATGCCTTCTCAGTCACTATCATTGAG AGTATGAAAGAAGAGTACGGGTTATTCGTGTGGCCATGTAGTATTATTTTAGCTGAATACGTTTGGCAACAAAGATCCCGCTTTTCCGGGGCTAATGTAATCGAG CTTGGTGCGGGGACTTCTTTGCCCGGTATAGTTGCTGCTAAAGTTGGCGCTGACGTCACACTCACAGATGATTCGAATAGACCTGAA GTGCTGGATAATATGAGGAGAGAATGTGAGCTGAATAATGTGACATGCAAA GTGCTGGGACTTACATGGGGTGTTTGGGATGAACCGATATTCACCCTGTGCCCAAATATTATCCTTGGAGCTGATGTCCTATATGAAACAAGTG AATTCTCCCTCTTCAGTTTTTATAACAGCTTACCACAACAGAAG TGGGCATCACCTGATTGA
- the LOC140010992 gene encoding uncharacterized protein isoform X2 — protein MEPNQDDDDAGVDESSPQEEMITTSTHHFGDGDDAFSVTIIELGAGTSLPGIVAAKVGADVTLTDDSNRPEVLDNMRRECELNNVTCKVLGLTWGVWDEPIFTLCPNIILGADVLYETSAFDDLFAAVAYLLQNSPSSVFITAYHNRSGHHLIEFLMVKWGLKCMKLLDGFSFMPADKASGLSGNIQLVEIILDNDKLS, from the exons ATGGAACCTAACCAAGACGACGACGACGCCGGCGTCGACGAGTCATCTCCCCAAGAAGAAATGATCACAACTTCAACGCACCATTTCGGCGACGGAGATGATGCCTTCTCAGTCACTATCATTGAG CTTGGTGCGGGGACTTCTTTGCCCGGTATAGTTGCTGCTAAAGTTGGCGCTGACGTCACACTCACAGATGATTCGAATAGACCTGAA GTGCTGGATAATATGAGGAGAGAATGTGAGCTGAATAATGTGACATGCAAA GTGCTGGGACTTACATGGGGTGTTTGGGATGAACCGATATTCACCCTGTGCCCAAATATTATCCTTGGAGCTGATGTCCTATATGAAACAAGTG CATTTGATGATCTTTTTGCTGCTGTGGCATATCTGCTCCAGAATTCTCCCTCTTCAGTTTTTATAACAGCTTACCACAACAGAAG TGGGCATCACCTGATTGAGTTCTTGATGGTTAAATGGGGATTGAAGTGCATGAAGCTTCTAGATGGGTTTTCATTCATGCCAGCTGACAAGGCATCTGGATTAAGTGGGAATATACAGTTGGTAGAGATAATTTTGGATAATGACAAACTAAGTTAG
- the LOC113702173 gene encoding uncharacterized protein isoform X2: protein MAFAHYLMAAAPVEASHPNLRKSILTPPPLPSISNSLLSLPFSSFHPNYKVTKLSFFSKFRKFGHKVKVKAVKAEVPAVDSFSQFKHLLLPITDRNPYLSEGTRQAAATTATLAKKYGAEITVVVIDEKVKESYPEHETQLSSIRWHLSEGIQVARATWGREAANSHNR from the exons atGGCTTTTGCTCACTACTTGATGGCAGCAGCTCCAGTTGAAGCTTCGCATCCCAACTTGAGAAAGTCAATTCTAACTCCTCCTCCATTGCCCTCCATTTCCaattctcttctttcccttccCTTCTCTTCTTTCCACCCCAATTATAAAGTTACCAAGCTCTCCTTTTTCTCCAAATttcgcaaatttggacataaaG TGAAAGTAAAGGCAGTAAAAGCTGAAGTCCCGGCTGTTGACTCCTTCAGTCAATTCAAGCATCTGCTTCTTCCAATTACAGATCGGAATCCTTACCTGTCTGAGGGTACAAGACAG GCTGCAGCTACTACTGCCACTTTAGCAAAGAAGTATGGGGCTGAAATAACAGTTGTAG TAATTGATGAAAAGGTGAAGGAATCATATCCAGAGCATGAAACACAGCTGTCTAGCATCCGTTGGCATTTATCTGAAG GAATTCAAGTTGCTAGAGCGACTTGGGGAAGGGAAGCAGCCAACAGCCATAATCGGTGA
- the LOC140010991 gene encoding pre-rRNA-processing protein ESF1-like yields MGSKGKNKKNMTKPDGDATANHRNDGKIITDARFASLHSDPRFREPPKHKAKVAIDSRFNRMFTDKDFATSKARTDKRGKQKKNDSAANSLRHYYRLEEEEEGAKERSLGKELVKNEESGESESEGVESDEESESVNVEKGSLKLENESETSDSEEEEEEEEEAESDDSMSTTSDSDEAYEEEEDTFGLEETVPEIDKETHRLAVVNMDWSQVKAVDLYVSLSSFLPRGGQIMSVAVYPSEFGLKRMEEEAIHGPVGLFEDDKKNNQNDEDEDDDDDEIDNEKLRTYELSRLRYYYAVVECDSIATADYLYRTCDGVEFERSSTMLDLRFVPDKMEFKHQPRDVAKHAPADYEGLDFQTRALQQSKIHLTWDDDEPQRAKTLKRKFNDDQLAELEFQEFLASDESDSDESENNDGMQNGSFVKQKKQDMYRALLQSGDGSDENDEKYQDMEVTFNTGLEDLSKRILEKKDRKSENVWDAILRERREKKKARKNRSKDSSEDESIDTDNEPAEETDDFFLEECSGKESKVSQGRNARKEQQNEDASREAEASRAELELLLADDKGADSGLKGYNLKRKKMKGKMGKEIPDEGKLPTIDYDDPRFSTLFTSPLFALDPTDPQFKRSAAYARQMANRQQKSESENNRVKEPSETLGQVLVSSKTQNDDNRELHRCLPPAKKEKLELSSLVRSIKMKSKQIPLHDKVLGKNRHLKIKASKSK; encoded by the exons ATGGGGTCCAAAGGCAAGAACAAGAAGAATATGACTAAGCCTGACGGTGACGCCACCGCCAACCACCGTAATGATGGAAAAATCATCACCGATGCTCGTTTCGCATCCTTACACTCGGACCCTAGGTTTAGGGAGCCACCGAAGCATAAAGCCAAGGTTGCGATTGATTCTCGCTTTAACCGCATGTTTACTGACAAGGATTTCGCTACCTCAAAAGCTCGCACTGATAAGAGGGGCAAACAGAAGAAGAATGACTCCGCTGCTAACTCTTTGAGGCATTATTATCGCCTCgaagaggaggaagaaggaGCGAAAGAGAGGAGTTTGGGAAAGGAATTGGTGAAGAATGAGGAGAGCGGAGAAAGTGAGAGTGAGGGTGTTGAAAGTGATGAAGAAAGTGAGAGTGTGAACGTGGAGAAAGGGagcttgaagctggaaaatgagtCCGAAACATCGGATTctgaggaggaggaagaagaagaagaggaagctgAGAGTGATGACTCGATGAGTACTACTTCGGATTCAGATGAGGCGTACGAAGAGGAAGAAGATACTTTTGGGCTG GAGGAGACTGTTCCGGAAATTGATAAGGAGACGCATAGGCTTGCGGTTGTCAACATGGATTGGAGTCAAGTCAAG GCAGTTGATTTGTATGTCTCGCTAAGTTCGTTTCTTCCTAGAGGTGGTCAAATTATGTCAGTGGCAGTCTACCCATCTGAGTTTGGGCTCAAACGAATGGAAGAGGAGGCGATTCATGGTCCTGTTGGGCTATTTGAAGATGACAAAAAGAATAATCAAAATGATgaggatgaagatgatgatgatgatgaaattGACAATGAGAAATTGCGTACTTATGAATTAAGTAGGCTAAG GTACTACTATGCTGTGGTGGAATGCGATTCAATTGCTACTGCAGATTACCTCTATAGGACTTGTGATGGAGTAGAGTTTGAGAGATCATCCACTATGCTTGATTTGAGGTTTGTACCAGATAAAATGGAATTTAAGCATCAACCACGTGATGTTGCAAAGCAT GCACCAGCAGACTATGAAGGATTGGACTTTCAAACTCGAGCACTTCAGCAAAGTAAGATTCATCTGACATGGGATGATGATGAGCCACAGCGTGCAAAAACCTTGAAGCGAAAATTTAACGATGATCAG CTTGCTGAGTTAGAGTTCCAGGAGTTTTTGGCTTCTGATGAGAGTGATAGTGATGAGAGTGAGAACAATGATGGCATGCAAAATGGATCATTTGTAAAACAGAAGAAGCAGGATATGTACCGTGCTCTTCTCCAGTCAGGGGATGGCTCAGATGAAAATGATGAGAAGTACCAGGACATGGAGGTAACGTTCAATACTGGTTTAGAAGATTTAAGTAAACggattttggaaaagaaagacaGAAAATCAGAGAATGTTTGGGACGCTATCCTTAGAGAGAGACGTGAGAAAAAGAAGGCCAGGAAAAATAGATCGAAAGATTCATCAGAAGATGAGAGCATTGATACTGATAATGAACctgcagaagaaactgatgacTTTTTTCTTGAAGAATGTTCTGGAAAAGAAAGTAAGGTTTCTCAAGGTAGAAATGCGAGAAAAGAGCAGCAGAATGAAGATGCATCTCGAGAAGCTGAAGCAAGTAGAGCAGAACTTGAATTGTTACTTGCTGACGATAAGGGAGCAGATTCCGGCTTGAAAGGCTACAATCTGAAACGCAAGAAGATGAAAGGGAAAATGGGTAAAGAAATTCCCGATGAAGGGAAGCTGCCAACTATTGACTATGATGATCCTAGGTTTTCAACCCTGTTCACTTCACCGCTTTTTGCTCTGGATCCCACGGATCCTCAGTTCAAACG gaGCGCAGCTTATGCACGACAAATGGCAAATAGACAACAGAAGAGCGAGTCCGAGAACAACAGGGTAAAGGAGCCGTCAGAAACACTTGGACAAGTTTTGGTGTCTAGTAAGACACAGAACGATGACAATCGCGAGTTGCACCGTTGTCTGCCGCCTGCAAAGAAAGAGAAGCTGGAATTGTCCTCATTAGTTAGGTCAATTAAGATGAAATCAAAACAGATTCCCCTTCATGATAAAGTGCTAGGAAAAAACCGCCACCTGAAAATAAAAGCAAGCAAGAGCAAGTAG
- the LOC140011201 gene encoding aspartyl protease family protein 1-like, which translates to MYSLDTSSTGMTVPCNSTMCDARRRACSASRKACAYEVSYLSGNTSSTGLLVEDVLHLATDDSQQKVVDAPITLGCGIVQTGGFLDGAAPNGLFGLGMDTISVPSTLASKGLAANSFSMCFGNDGVGRIVFGDKGSTDQGETPFNLHQLHPAYNISITQIAVGENITDVDFTAIFDSGTSFTYVNDPAYSIITENFNSRVQQPRYPSDSQIPFEFCYNLSPNETGFDMPSLNLTMKGGDPFSITNPSEIFQLSNNRYIYCLAVVKSGDVNIIGQNFMTGYRVVFNRENMTLGWKPSNCYDDVQTKNGSNTLPVNQRNGTQAPSPSTLVPEATSGKGSTSPVATAIPTQSPPGSNAPDSNSISCKILVFLFCLLSHYLIILSY; encoded by the exons ATGTACAGTCTGGATACATCCTCAACTGGCATGACTGTTCCGTGCAACAGTACAATGTGTGATGCACGAAGAAGAGCATGCTCAGCTTCACGCAAGGCTTGTGCTTATGAAGTTAGTTACCTTTCCGGCAACACTTCATCTACAGGGTTGTTAGTTGAGGATGTTTTGCACTTGGCTACGGATGATAGTCAGCAGAAAGTTGTTGATGCGCCAATTACATTGGG CTGTGGAATAGTTCAAACTGGTGGATTTTTGGATGGTGCTGCTCCCAATGGTCTGTTTGGTCTAGGTATGGACACTATATCAGTTCCTAGCACATTAGCAAGCAAAGGGCTAGCTGCAAATTCTTTTTCGATGTGTTTTGGGAATGATGGAGTTGGAAGAATTGTTTTTGGAGATAAAGGAAGTACAGACCAAGGAGAAACACCATTCAATCTTCATCAACTACA CCCAGCTTACAACATAAGCATTACGCAAATAGCTGTGGGAGAGAATATCACAGATGTTGATTTCACTGCTATTTTTGATTCTGGCACCTCATTTACATATGTCAATGACCCAGCTTACTCAATTATAACCGAGAAT TTCAATTCTCGGGTCCAACAGCCACGTTATCCATCTGATTCCCAAATTCCTTTTGAATTTTGCTATAATCTAAG TCCCAATGAAACAGGCTTTGACATGCCCTCTCTGAATTTGACGATGAAAGGGGGAGATCCATTTTCGATCACTAATCCATCGGAAATATTTCAACTTTCG aataatagatatatatattgttTGGCAGTTGTTAAAAGTGGGGATGTCAACATCATCGGAC AAAATTTCATGACTGGTTATCGGGTAGTTTTCAACCGCGAGAACATGACTCTGGGATGGAAGCCATCTAACT GCTACGATGATGTGCAAACTAAGAATGGATCAAACACATTGCCCGTTAACCAACGGAACGGTACCCAAGCTCCTTCACCCTCAACTCTCGTGCCAGAAGCCACATCTGGAAAGGGAAGTACTTCTCCTGTGGCAACTGCAATTCCAACACAATCACCCCCGGGGAGCAATGCACCGGATTCGAACTCCATATCTTGCAAAATCCTTGTCTTTCTGTTTTGCCTGTTGAGCCATTATTTGATTATTCTTTCTTACTGA
- the LOC140010992 gene encoding uncharacterized protein isoform X1: MEPNQDDDDAGVDESSPQEEMITTSTHHFGDGDDAFSVTIIESMKEEYGLFVWPCSIILAEYVWQQRSRFSGANVIELGAGTSLPGIVAAKVGADVTLTDDSNRPEVLDNMRRECELNNVTCKVLGLTWGVWDEPIFTLCPNIILGADVLYETSAFDDLFAAVAYLLQNSPSSVFITAYHNRSGHHLIEFLMVKWGLKCMKLLDGFSFMPADKASGLSGNIQLVEIILDNDKLS; this comes from the exons ATGGAACCTAACCAAGACGACGACGACGCCGGCGTCGACGAGTCATCTCCCCAAGAAGAAATGATCACAACTTCAACGCACCATTTCGGCGACGGAGATGATGCCTTCTCAGTCACTATCATTGAG AGTATGAAAGAAGAGTACGGGTTATTCGTGTGGCCATGTAGTATTATTTTAGCTGAATACGTTTGGCAACAAAGATCCCGCTTTTCCGGGGCTAATGTAATCGAG CTTGGTGCGGGGACTTCTTTGCCCGGTATAGTTGCTGCTAAAGTTGGCGCTGACGTCACACTCACAGATGATTCGAATAGACCTGAA GTGCTGGATAATATGAGGAGAGAATGTGAGCTGAATAATGTGACATGCAAA GTGCTGGGACTTACATGGGGTGTTTGGGATGAACCGATATTCACCCTGTGCCCAAATATTATCCTTGGAGCTGATGTCCTATATGAAACAAGTG CATTTGATGATCTTTTTGCTGCTGTGGCATATCTGCTCCAGAATTCTCCCTCTTCAGTTTTTATAACAGCTTACCACAACAGAAG TGGGCATCACCTGATTGAGTTCTTGATGGTTAAATGGGGATTGAAGTGCATGAAGCTTCTAGATGGGTTTTCATTCATGCCAGCTGACAAGGCATCTGGATTAAGTGGGAATATACAGTTGGTAGAGATAATTTTGGATAATGACAAACTAAGTTAG
- the LOC113702173 gene encoding uncharacterized protein isoform X1, with the protein MAFAHYLMAAAPVEASHPNLRKSILTPPPLPSISNSLLSLPFSSFHPNYKVTKLSFFSKFRKFGHKVKVKAVKAEVPAVDSFSQFKHLLLPITDRNPYLSEGTRQAAATTATLAKKYGAEITVVVIDEKVKESYPEHETQLSSIRWHLSEGGFQEFKLLERLGEGKQPTAIIGEVADDMNLDLVVMSMEAIHSKHVDANLLAEFIPCPVLLLPL; encoded by the exons atGGCTTTTGCTCACTACTTGATGGCAGCAGCTCCAGTTGAAGCTTCGCATCCCAACTTGAGAAAGTCAATTCTAACTCCTCCTCCATTGCCCTCCATTTCCaattctcttctttcccttccCTTCTCTTCTTTCCACCCCAATTATAAAGTTACCAAGCTCTCCTTTTTCTCCAAATttcgcaaatttggacataaaG TGAAAGTAAAGGCAGTAAAAGCTGAAGTCCCGGCTGTTGACTCCTTCAGTCAATTCAAGCATCTGCTTCTTCCAATTACAGATCGGAATCCTTACCTGTCTGAGGGTACAAGACAG GCTGCAGCTACTACTGCCACTTTAGCAAAGAAGTATGGGGCTGAAATAACAGTTGTAG TAATTGATGAAAAGGTGAAGGAATCATATCCAGAGCATGAAACACAGCTGTCTAGCATCCGTTGGCATTTATCTGAAG GTGGATTCCAGGAATTCAAGTTGCTAGAGCGACTTGGGGAAGGGAAGCAGCCAACAGCCATAATCGGTGAGGTTGCTGATGATATGaatttggatttagttgttATGAGCATGGAGGCCATCCATTCCAAGCATGTGGACGCAAACCTGCTGGCCGAGTTCATCCCATGCCCTGTCTTACTTTTGCCACTTTAA